In Candidatus Contubernalis alkalaceticus, the following proteins share a genomic window:
- a CDS encoding glycosyltransferase, whose amino-acid sequence MAEKTIRVLYPPGMQWEMMIQRPHHLLKLAAEIGWQVVWCEVGPYGKPVEVLPNFWVIRDLQSMKAFAPYHLAYITDPLQLKYIDSRIRPKLLVYDRCDPRGPAEYRLMKEADLVLSTTSYLMKEAQQHAAGKVLLVPNAADPKHFKDGEKRKPGKPPVIGYVGVLAAHLDYRLLNDLIIARPNYNWLFAGQEKAVHLPQNPAVRRLGHVHYEELPALLSQMDAVMVPFLDTPHTRIVESVKIFEYLAAGKQVVASQLAPLEKRDWPLRLAADTQQWLESLEAALEAGPFCEQAQAWIKNHTWRHRFAQMYQAVMEVLS is encoded by the coding sequence ATGGCTGAAAAAACCATTAGAGTATTATATCCTCCGGGAATGCAGTGGGAAATGATGATACAGCGGCCTCATCACCTTTTAAAGCTGGCCGCAGAAATAGGCTGGCAGGTGGTATGGTGTGAGGTAGGCCCTTATGGAAAACCTGTGGAAGTATTACCTAACTTTTGGGTAATTAGAGATCTACAATCCATGAAAGCATTTGCTCCATACCATCTGGCCTATATTACCGATCCCTTACAGTTAAAATATATTGATTCACGGATTCGGCCAAAGCTTTTGGTTTACGACCGATGTGACCCCCGGGGGCCGGCAGAATACCGTCTAATGAAAGAGGCAGATTTGGTCCTGTCTACTACCTCTTATTTAATGAAAGAAGCCCAACAGCATGCTGCCGGTAAGGTCCTTTTGGTACCCAACGCCGCAGACCCCAAACATTTTAAGGATGGCGAAAAGCGGAAGCCGGGTAAACCGCCGGTAATCGGGTATGTTGGAGTGCTGGCGGCTCACCTGGATTATAGGCTGCTGAATGATTTAATCATTGCCAGGCCCAATTATAACTGGCTTTTTGCCGGCCAAGAAAAGGCAGTGCATTTACCACAGAATCCTGCTGTGCGAAGGTTAGGACACGTACATTATGAGGAGCTGCCGGCACTGTTAAGTCAAATGGATGCAGTCATGGTACCTTTTTTGGATACTCCCCATACGAGAATAGTAGAATCAGTAAAAATATTTGAGTATTTAGCCGCGGGCAAACAAGTTGTGGCGTCCCAACTAGCCCCCCTGGAAAAGCGGGACTGGCCCTTAAGGTTGGCTGCTGACACTCAGCAGTGGTTGGAATCTTTAGAGGCGGCCCTTGAGGCAGGCCCCTTTTGTGAACAGGCGCAGGCCTGGATAAAGAACCACACCTGGCGGCATCGGTTTGCACAAATGTACCAGGCAGTAATGGAGGTTTTATCCTAA
- a CDS encoding glycosyltransferase family 4 protein: MRKKTVSILTTSHFEADGNRCIYGGAERYGIELTRLFLELGWEVNWWQAGLNWTRQMLPGVTVHGIPAQESFAQTCSSLNRAFNEQAGTVDLAIYFVTFLAYPTVLPKSVSISHGIFWDYPTWENRIGGGELKEEWLHRMEKALYAPTRVVSVDTATINWASWQWPALLNRFTYIPNFVDTAFFQPVGDEDKNDDKIRILFPRRLTTVRGIGEAMKAATLLTERYPQVEFHFVGRGHNFQHEKMMLNWAAENENIYYYWRTPDGMKEIYQNMDICLIPSKSTEGTSLSCLEAMACGLPVIAGNIGGLPDLIIHQYNGLLISPTADQLIEALVYLIENKEVRLELGQKARETSLNFDLVQWKKSWKKLINEVMSPERSEVKCHG, translated from the coding sequence ATGCGAAAAAAAACTGTTAGCATACTTACTACCAGCCATTTTGAAGCTGACGGTAATCGCTGTATTTATGGAGGAGCGGAAAGATACGGAATAGAACTCACCAGATTGTTTTTGGAACTGGGGTGGGAGGTAAACTGGTGGCAGGCGGGATTGAACTGGACCAGGCAGATGCTTCCTGGCGTTACTGTTCATGGAATTCCAGCACAAGAATCCTTCGCCCAAACCTGCAGCAGCCTGAACCGGGCCTTTAACGAGCAGGCGGGTACAGTGGATTTGGCCATATATTTTGTAACTTTCCTGGCCTATCCAACAGTTTTGCCTAAAAGCGTTTCAATTTCCCACGGAATATTCTGGGATTATCCCACCTGGGAAAATCGCATTGGGGGAGGGGAGCTTAAAGAGGAGTGGCTGCACCGCATGGAGAAAGCCCTGTATGCACCCACCAGGGTGGTATCAGTAGATACTGCCACCATTAACTGGGCCTCCTGGCAGTGGCCTGCCCTGCTTAATCGTTTTACCTATATTCCAAACTTCGTTGATACCGCTTTCTTTCAACCTGTCGGGGATGAAGATAAGAATGACGATAAAATTCGGATCCTGTTCCCCCGGCGCCTCACCACAGTCCGGGGTATTGGTGAAGCCATGAAGGCAGCCACCCTGTTAACTGAGCGTTACCCCCAGGTGGAATTTCACTTTGTGGGCCGGGGACACAATTTTCAACACGAGAAGATGATGCTAAATTGGGCTGCAGAAAATGAAAACATCTATTATTATTGGCGTACTCCCGACGGTATGAAAGAGATTTATCAAAACATGGATATCTGTTTAATCCCCTCCAAATCTACCGAGGGGACCTCTCTATCATGCCTGGAGGCCATGGCCTGTGGACTCCCGGTAATCGCTGGAAATATCGGAGGCCTTCCCGACCTGATTATCCACCAATACAACGGATTGCTCATCAGCCCCACCGCTGACCAGCTGATAGAAGCCCTGGTATACTTGATTGAAAACAAAGAAGTAAGGCTAGAATTGGGTCAAAAGGCCCGGGAAACTTCTCTCAATTTCGACCTGGTTCAATGGAAAAAGAGCTGGAAAAAACTGATAAACGAAGTAATGAGCCCAGAAAGGAGCGAAGTAAAATGCCACGGGTAA
- a CDS encoding glycosyltransferase family 4 protein: MPRVSMVVRHLLNREGSGVTDHVLLTWINEFSILLEELGHSLEVWQEGTRWNKVYYGVGKIFAIPEKDPHACSLPNVNQAMWESSADISLAVYQDPLLVYPQPHQVSITLGQSIPSPDMLADRSTPQTRREWKNQLMQGISSVNHVVTNNTQFIQWVISSWPGLSHKLKHIPDFLEPEPSHDVAPKNMPPSGDTIRIVFPCPALPRFGTSETLRAVNALLDQYSQVEFYFCGNLPPSIETHMQKWVDQRPRCYLNSGEKINYNFADIALFPIKREPVPVKSVIEAMEAGAVVIGSMWGPLVDFIISGYNGLLIKPTDTDIFLAVQRLIENPVLKENLGVKAQETRKSFKKDIWKSRWQSLINELLRGEVQ, from the coding sequence ATGCCACGGGTAAGTATGGTAGTGCGTCATCTGTTAAACCGGGAAGGGAGTGGTGTAACCGATCACGTGCTGTTGACCTGGATAAACGAATTTTCAATATTGTTGGAAGAGTTGGGGCACAGCCTGGAGGTCTGGCAGGAAGGAACGCGCTGGAACAAAGTATATTACGGGGTAGGAAAAATTTTTGCCATTCCAGAAAAAGACCCTCATGCCTGCTCTCTGCCTAACGTTAACCAGGCCATGTGGGAAAGTTCTGCCGATATCTCCCTTGCAGTGTATCAAGACCCCCTGCTGGTATACCCTCAACCCCACCAGGTTAGCATTACCTTGGGTCAAAGCATCCCCTCCCCCGACATGCTTGCCGACAGGAGTACACCTCAAACACGGCGGGAATGGAAAAATCAATTAATGCAGGGGATAAGCTCGGTCAATCATGTAGTTACTAATAATACCCAGTTTATTCAGTGGGTTATTTCCAGCTGGCCCGGGCTTAGTCACAAACTGAAGCACATTCCTGATTTTTTGGAACCGGAGCCATCCCATGATGTGGCACCGAAAAACATGCCTCCATCCGGGGATACCATCAGAATAGTATTTCCTTGTCCTGCTTTACCCCGGTTTGGCACCAGCGAGACCCTGCGGGCAGTAAACGCACTGCTGGATCAATACTCTCAGGTAGAGTTCTATTTTTGTGGAAACCTGCCGCCGTCTATTGAGACACATATGCAAAAGTGGGTTGACCAACGTCCTCGCTGTTACTTGAATTCTGGTGAGAAGATAAATTATAATTTTGCGGATATAGCGCTTTTTCCCATTAAAAGAGAACCTGTCCCTGTAAAAAGTGTCATTGAGGCCATGGAGGCCGGTGCAGTAGTTATTGGCTCCATGTGGGGCCCTTTAGTGGATTTTATTATTTCCGGCTATAATGGCCTGTTAATCAAACCAACTGATACTGATATATTTTTGGCTGTGCAGCGTTTAATTGAAAACCCTGTGCTTAAAGAAAACCTGGGTGTTAAGGCACAGGAAACCAGAAAATCCTTTAAAAAGGATATCTGGAAATCCCGCTGGCAGTCTCTAATTAATGAATTATTGAGGGGGGAAGTACAATGA
- a CDS encoding glycosyltransferase has protein sequence MIELAAMMPVYNEAAQYLEQTLEHLDKLVEAIVIWDDGSTDNTGEICQSFKKVKYHRSDERLFTQNESLLRSRLWNLTIQLKPQWILALDADENFEERAEAEFRSLLKQQDFQAVDFRLFDFWNGFQCRVDGGWNPWIKFNRMLVKYDPSLSDQWCQEDLHCGRFPLEYYNIPYAFQSDLRIKHFGWMKIEDRQRKYDFYTNKRPKCQHAQSIFSDEVQLEDWIPCKTLPFKV, from the coding sequence ATGATAGAACTGGCAGCAATGATGCCGGTTTACAACGAGGCGGCTCAATATTTGGAGCAGACCCTGGAGCATCTGGATAAACTGGTGGAGGCCATAGTCATCTGGGATGATGGTTCCACAGACAACACAGGAGAGATTTGCCAATCTTTTAAAAAAGTGAAATATCATCGCAGTGATGAAAGGCTGTTTACCCAAAACGAATCTCTACTCCGTTCCCGGTTATGGAATTTAACTATCCAACTAAAGCCTCAATGGATTTTAGCCCTGGATGCTGACGAGAATTTTGAAGAACGGGCAGAAGCTGAATTTCGAAGCCTGCTAAAGCAGCAGGATTTTCAAGCTGTTGACTTTCGGTTGTTTGATTTTTGGAACGGATTCCAGTGCCGGGTTGACGGAGGTTGGAACCCCTGGATAAAATTTAACCGTATGCTGGTCAAGTATGATCCTTCTCTATCTGATCAGTGGTGCCAGGAAGACCTGCACTGCGGCCGTTTCCCCTTGGAATATTACAATATACCTTACGCTTTTCAATCTGATTTAAGGATAAAACATTTTGGTTGGATGAAAATTGAAGACCGGCAGAGAAAGTATGATTTTTATACTAACAAAAGGCCCAAATGTCAACACGCTCAATCTATATTCAGCGATGAGGTTCAGCTGGAGGATTGGATCCCCTGTAAAACCCTACCCTTTAAAGTTTAG